The genomic region TCGAGAAGGGGCTCCGCAAATCGCGTTTCGAAAGGGCGCCCTCGTTCCGGCGGAACTAAGAGAAACAATGGCGGCTCAGGACTCAAAGCGGCGCGTTGCGCTGATCACCGGCGTCACCGGGCAGGACGGCGCGTATCTCGCCGAATATCTGCTCGGTCTCGGCTACACCGTGCACGGGATCAAGCGGCGGTCGTCCTCGTTCAACACCGCGCGCGTCGACCATCTCTACCAGGACCCGCATGCCGGCAACGTGCCGTTCCTGATGCACTATGGCGACATGACCGATTCGACCAATCTGATCCGCCTGGTGCAGCAGATCCGGCCGACCGAGATCTACAACCTCGCCGCCCAGAGCCACGTCCAGGTCAGTTTCGAGAGCCCGGAATACACCGCCAATGCCGACGCGATCGGCGTATTGCGCCTTTTGGAAGCGATCCGCATCCTCGGCATGGAGAAGGAGGCGCGGTTCTACCAGGCCTCGACCTCGGAGCTTTACGGCCTCGTGCAGGAGGTGCCGCAGAAGGAAACCACGCCGTTCTATCCGCGCTCGCCCTATGGCGTCGCCAAGCTCTACGGCTACTGGATCACGGTGAACTACCGCGAGGCCTATGGCATGTTCGCCAGCAACGGCATCCTGTTCAACCATGAAAGCCCGATCCGCGGCGAGACCTTCGTGACGCGCAAGATCACCCGCGCCGTCGCCCGCATCGAGGTCGGCCTCGAGAACAAGCTCTATCTCGGCAATCTCGACGCCAAGCGCGACTGGGGCCACGCCCGCGACTATGTCGAGGGCATGCACAGGATCCTGCAGGTCGACGAGCCCGGCGACTTCGTGCTCGCGACCGGCGAAACGCGGTCGGTCCGCGAGTTCGTCGAGCTGGCGTTTGCCGAGGTCGGCCGCAGCATCGAATGGCGTGGCAAGGGCGTCGAGGAGGTCGGTATCGACAAGGCGTCCGGCAACACCCTGGTGCAGATCGATCCGACCTATTTCCGCCCGACCGAGGTCGATCTTCTGATCGGCGACGCCAGCAAGGCGCGCGCCAAGCTCGGCTGGACGCCGAAGACGCCGTTCGCGCAGCTGGTGAAGGAAATGGTCGCCAGCGATCTCGTCGAGGCCAGGCAGGACGCGGCCAATGGCAAGCACGGCGTTTGAGCTGAAGGGCAAGACGGTCTTCGTCGCCGGCCATCGCGGCATGGTCGGCTCGGCGCTGATGCGCCGGCTGGCGCGCGAGGAGGCCGATCTCCTGACGGTGTCGCGCAGCGAGGTCGATTTGCGCGACCAAACCGCGGTCAACGCCTGGTTTGCCGCGAAGCGGCCTCAGGCTGTATTCCTCGCCGCCGCCAAGGTCGGCGGCATCGTCGCCAACAACACGCTGCGGGCCGAGTTCCTCTACGACAATCTGGCGATCTCGAGCAACGTGATCGAGGCGGCTCACGCCAATGGCTGCGAGAAGCTGATGTTCTTCGGCTCGTCCTGCATCTATCCGCGCCTGGCGCCGCAGCCGCTGCGCGAGGATTCGATGTTGACCGGCCCGCTGGAGCCGACCAACGAGCCCTATGCCATCGCCAAGATCGCCGGCATCAAGATGGCCGAGGCCTATCGCAGCCAGTACGGCGCCGATTTCATCAGCGTGATGCCGACCAATCTCTACGGTCCCGGCGACAATTATCACCCCGAATACAGCCACGTCGTCGCCGCGCTGATCCGCCGCTTCCACGAGGCCAAGGTTTCGGGCGCCGGCAACGTCGTGGTGTGGGGCACCGGCACGCCGCGCCGCGAATTCCTCTATGTCGACGATCTCGCCGACGCCTGCGTCCATCTGATGAAGACCTATTCATCGCCCGAACTGGTCAATATCGGCACCGGCGAGGACATCACCATCGCCGAGTTCGCACTCATGGTCGCGGCCGCCGTCGGTTTTCGCGGTGAGATCAGCTTCGACACGTCGCGCCCGGACGGCACGCCGCGCAAGCTGCTCGACATCAGTCGTCTGGCCAGGCTCGGCTGGCATGCCCAGACCTCGCTGGAAGATGGCATTCAGCTAGCGTATCGGGCATATCTCGCCGACAGCAAATGGACGGCACTGCTTGTCCCCGACAAGTGGCGTAAGCAGGCCCATCCGAGGATCCGTGCACGGGTATCACCTAGCTGGCCCCGTCGCTCGCGTAACGATTAACTTTGCCCCGCGTTGCCCAACGCTCTTCGTCAGCAGCGCTCGGTTGGACGTTCGATTCATCCAAGTGACACGCACATCCTAGCTACGGTTCAGCGAGCCAACTCGCAGGAACAGAG from Bradyrhizobium elkanii USDA 76 harbors:
- the fcl gene encoding GDP-L-fucose synthase; protein product: MASTAFELKGKTVFVAGHRGMVGSALMRRLAREEADLLTVSRSEVDLRDQTAVNAWFAAKRPQAVFLAAAKVGGIVANNTLRAEFLYDNLAISSNVIEAAHANGCEKLMFFGSSCIYPRLAPQPLREDSMLTGPLEPTNEPYAIAKIAGIKMAEAYRSQYGADFISVMPTNLYGPGDNYHPEYSHVVAALIRRFHEAKVSGAGNVVVWGTGTPRREFLYVDDLADACVHLMKTYSSPELVNIGTGEDITIAEFALMVAAAVGFRGEISFDTSRPDGTPRKLLDISRLARLGWHAQTSLEDGIQLAYRAYLADSKWTALLVPDKWRKQAHPRIRARVSPSWPRRSRND
- the gmd gene encoding GDP-mannose 4,6-dehydratase, producing MAAQDSKRRVALITGVTGQDGAYLAEYLLGLGYTVHGIKRRSSSFNTARVDHLYQDPHAGNVPFLMHYGDMTDSTNLIRLVQQIRPTEIYNLAAQSHVQVSFESPEYTANADAIGVLRLLEAIRILGMEKEARFYQASTSELYGLVQEVPQKETTPFYPRSPYGVAKLYGYWITVNYREAYGMFASNGILFNHESPIRGETFVTRKITRAVARIEVGLENKLYLGNLDAKRDWGHARDYVEGMHRILQVDEPGDFVLATGETRSVREFVELAFAEVGRSIEWRGKGVEEVGIDKASGNTLVQIDPTYFRPTEVDLLIGDASKARAKLGWTPKTPFAQLVKEMVASDLVEARQDAANGKHGV